A single genomic interval of Verrucomicrobiia bacterium harbors:
- a CDS encoding sulfatase-like hydrolase/transferase, with the protein MPNSFSPFTTFALSAALLGLPYSPCHAQTSPPTPVTHDARPPNIVFVLTDDMGYSDLNCYGGNFAPTPNIDRLAKEGVRFTHFYDNAPICSPSRAAFITGMFPARWNFTTYLDTRAKNRDCEQTDFLPTQAPALARVLKAAGFATAHFGKWHLGGGRDVTNAPPFSAYGYDEHIGTYESPEPDPNITATDWIWSPKDLVKRWDRTRYFVNHALDFLRRHKDRPCYVEIWPDDVHTPWVPNLQREAEAPHSQQERDFSGVLAEYDFQMGRLFDGLKALGLDQNTIVVFTSDNGPLPSFDHARTGGLRGSKLSLYEGGIRVPFIVRWPGHTMPGRVDERTVLEAVDLFPTLCAIAHAPLPAGAAFDGQDMTEALLNEPIAHTKTIFWEYGRKSKFFNYPFHPFDRSPHIAVREGKWKLLVNDDGSATELYNMETDSNETTNLSHEQQDIAQRLRAAALAWRQALPKLPPAGINSTARAGGFQFDGKISRQVLENYLSRSICIEGLLNGRGPLNDDIRMITNCGAKYVARALCLWGAENDFLANIKRAKEEAPLVLAADPEIVLEGCVFETVGPRVSQIAIPDWVFKDLGQPVEQRNFRYEDMIYPPGQRRSMGRGQVPDESRMETQLWFYYQAASYIDVGCEGIHFGQVEIMNRNDHGNTNWSHLISLVRDYAAKHARRHMVLCNGHVPTGGLMHDGNPILDFNAFPLRIKETPEKPQQAILQAGFTDAIYGRSKGGKTFSGWTCEHLPYFVEFDNYGRSPHPGEPNMKGNFLWVWGYDEITWFALQSREYRAKWLQYAWDWVQNTDTNGCLEMPGGRTASAAELHWYYANNPSDSVPAGRGDEAAIHAVWVIDTAKLNK; encoded by the coding sequence ATGCCAAATTCCTTTTCGCCATTTACGACTTTCGCACTCAGCGCGGCTCTGCTGGGCCTGCCTTATTCACCCTGCCACGCCCAAACTTCTCCTCCAACTCCGGTCACCCACGACGCAAGGCCGCCGAACATCGTCTTTGTCCTTACCGACGACATGGGTTACAGCGATCTGAATTGTTACGGGGGAAACTTCGCGCCCACGCCCAATATCGACAGGCTCGCCAAGGAGGGGGTGCGCTTCACTCATTTCTACGATAATGCCCCTATTTGCTCGCCCTCTCGAGCCGCCTTCATTACGGGCATGTTTCCCGCGCGCTGGAATTTCACCACGTACCTCGACACTCGGGCCAAAAATCGCGACTGTGAGCAGACCGATTTTCTTCCCACCCAGGCCCCGGCGCTGGCCCGCGTCCTGAAAGCCGCCGGCTTTGCCACCGCGCATTTCGGCAAGTGGCATCTGGGCGGTGGCCGTGATGTCACCAATGCGCCTCCTTTCAGCGCTTACGGTTATGACGAGCATATCGGGACTTATGAAAGCCCTGAACCCGACCCCAACATCACCGCCACCGACTGGATTTGGTCGCCCAAGGACCTGGTCAAACGCTGGGACCGCACCCGCTATTTTGTCAATCACGCGCTGGATTTTCTCCGCCGCCACAAAGACCGTCCCTGCTATGTCGAGATTTGGCCTGACGACGTCCATACTCCCTGGGTTCCCAACCTCCAGCGCGAGGCCGAAGCCCCGCATTCTCAACAGGAGCGGGATTTCTCCGGCGTCCTTGCCGAATACGATTTCCAGATGGGCCGTCTTTTCGACGGTTTGAAAGCGCTCGGTCTCGATCAAAACACGATTGTTGTTTTTACCAGCGATAACGGCCCCCTTCCTTCTTTCGATCACGCGCGCACTGGCGGCCTGCGCGGCAGCAAGCTCAGCCTTTATGAAGGCGGCATCCGGGTCCCCTTCATTGTCCGCTGGCCCGGTCACACTATGCCGGGCCGGGTCGATGAGCGGACCGTTTTGGAAGCCGTCGATCTTTTCCCGACCCTTTGCGCCATCGCTCACGCCCCCTTGCCCGCCGGGGCCGCCTTTGATGGCCAGGACATGACCGAGGCGCTCCTTAACGAGCCCATCGCCCATACCAAAACCATTTTCTGGGAGTATGGCCGCAAATCGAAGTTCTTTAATTACCCTTTTCATCCCTTCGACCGCAGTCCCCACATCGCCGTTCGGGAAGGCAAATGGAAGCTCCTTGTCAATGATGACGGCTCAGCAACCGAGCTTTACAATATGGAAACCGATTCCAACGAGACGACCAATCTCTCCCACGAACAGCAGGACATCGCGCAACGGCTGCGTGCTGCGGCACTCGCCTGGCGTCAGGCCCTGCCCAAGCTTCCCCCTGCCGGTATTAATTCGACCGCCCGTGCCGGCGGGTTCCAATTCGACGGCAAAATCTCGCGGCAAGTCCTCGAGAACTATCTGTCGCGGTCCATCTGCATCGAGGGCCTCTTGAACGGGCGCGGCCCCTTGAACGATGACATCCGGATGATCACCAATTGCGGGGCCAAATACGTCGCGCGCGCCTTGTGCCTCTGGGGCGCAGAGAACGATTTCCTGGCCAATATCAAACGCGCAAAAGAAGAGGCGCCCCTGGTGTTGGCCGCAGACCCCGAGATCGTCTTGGAAGGCTGCGTTTTCGAGACCGTTGGGCCGCGAGTCAGCCAAATCGCCATTCCTGATTGGGTTTTCAAAGACCTTGGACAGCCGGTCGAGCAACGGAACTTTCGCTACGAAGACATGATCTATCCGCCCGGCCAGCGCCGCTCGATGGGCAGGGGCCAGGTGCCTGACGAAAGCCGCATGGAAACTCAGCTTTGGTTTTATTACCAGGCGGCGTCCTATATCGATGTGGGCTGCGAAGGCATCCATTTCGGGCAAGTGGAAATCATGAATCGGAACGACCATGGCAACACCAACTGGTCCCACTTGATCAGCCTCGTTCGCGATTACGCAGCCAAACACGCGCGCCGTCACATGGTCCTTTGCAACGGCCACGTTCCTACCGGTGGCTTGATGCACGACGGCAATCCCATCCTGGATTTCAACGCGTTCCCTTTGCGCATCAAGGAAACGCCCGAGAAACCCCAGCAAGCTATCCTGCAGGCCGGCTTTACCGATGCCATCTATGGCCGCAGCAAAGGCGGTAAAACCTTTAGCGGTTGGACCTGCGAGCACCTGCCCTATTTCGTCGAGTTCGATAATTACGGGCGCAGCCCCCATCCGGGCGAGCCCAACATGAAAGGCAACTTCCTCTGGGTTTGGGGTTATGACGAAATCACCTGGTTCGCCCTCCAAAGCAGGGAATACCGCGCCAAGTGGCTGCAGTACGCCTGGGATTGGGTGCAGAACACCGACACCAACGGCTGCCTCGAAATGCCCGGCGGTCGCACCGCCAGTGCGGCGGAACTCCACTGGTATTACGCCAACAACCCCAGCGATTCCGTCCCCGCCGGCCGCGGCGACGAGGCCGCCATCCACGCCGTTTGGGTGATTGATACCGCTAAGCTGAACAAATAG